One Deinococcus grandis DNA window includes the following coding sequences:
- a CDS encoding NAD(P)H-dependent glycerol-3-phosphate dehydrogenase — protein sequence MSALPVLGAGGWGTALAVNAARNGPVRLWARRADFARSLAEGRVNAEYLPGVTLPAGLEVTAHLGEAITDAPFALVVVPSVGVPELLAALPRDLGVVLCAKGLAPDGGQLSVLARQLGFTRVAVLSGPNHAEEIGRGLPAATVVASRDGGFARSVQAALMTPGLRVYTSDDETGVELGGVLKNVMAVAAGLVDGLNLGDNAKSALITRGLREMNRYLTALGAREETVYGLSGLGDLVATATSRHSRNRAAGEAIARGEHPGQGGKVVEGLRTAGLLDAWAAAHGHDLPIVRAVAHVTRGEWTPGDGVARLMEREAKPEQH from the coding sequence GTGAGCGCCCTGCCGGTGCTGGGCGCGGGCGGATGGGGCACGGCACTCGCGGTGAACGCGGCGCGCAACGGCCCGGTGCGGCTGTGGGCGCGCCGCGCTGATTTTGCGCGGTCCCTGGCGGAGGGGCGGGTGAACGCGGAGTACCTGCCGGGCGTGACCCTCCCGGCGGGCCTGGAGGTCACGGCGCACCTGGGCGAGGCGATCACGGACGCGCCGTTCGCGCTGGTCGTGGTGCCCAGCGTGGGCGTCCCGGAGCTGCTCGCGGCGCTGCCGCGTGACCTGGGCGTGGTGCTGTGCGCCAAGGGCCTCGCGCCGGACGGGGGGCAGCTGAGCGTCCTGGCGCGGCAGCTGGGCTTCACGCGCGTGGCGGTCCTGAGCGGCCCGAACCACGCCGAGGAGATCGGGCGGGGCCTGCCCGCCGCCACCGTGGTCGCCAGCCGCGACGGTGGTTTTGCGCGGTCCGTGCAGGCGGCGCTGATGACGCCGGGCCTGCGCGTGTACACCAGCGACGACGAGACGGGCGTGGAACTGGGCGGCGTGCTGAAGAACGTCATGGCGGTCGCCGCCGGGCTGGTGGACGGCCTGAACCTGGGGGACAACGCCAAGTCCGCGCTGATCACGCGTGGGCTGCGCGAGATGAACCGCTACCTGACGGCGCTGGGCGCCCGCGAGGAGACCGTGTACGGCCTGAGTGGTCTGGGCGATCTGGTCGCCACGGCCACCAGCCGCCACAGCCGCAACCGCGCCGCAGGTGAGGCCATCGCGCGCGGGGAGCACCCGGGGCAGGGCGGGAAGGTCGTGGAGGGTCTACGCACGGCAGGTCTGCTGGACGCGTGGGCGGCGGCGCACGGGCATGACCTGCCGATCGTGCGGGCGGTGGCGCACGTCACGCGGGGCGAGTGGACGCCGGGAGACGGCGTGGCGCGCCTGATGGAACGCGAGGCGAAACCCGAGCAGCACTGA
- a CDS encoding adenosylcobalamin-dependent ribonucleoside-diphosphate reductase — protein sequence MTTLSAQPLTNFDENAHHIAGRQYLQGTDGDLSGMFRRIATWVAGAEEAGAREHWAQAYYDLMAEKKFCPGGRVLAGAGTQHGNVLNCFVQGATEHAPHTFEGVMEVAKKLALVTKVGGGNGVNLDVYTPRAESSRPDTGVRGWVYMSAAHADVQDFIEGLMRPPTQPDGEKQPIAVRNWTRVVYGQVIKPELVALARANGVSVVKAMPEGVQAVPDDMGGIIDAARKIAEDAKTGLEPRLDLSSMRPEGAPIKGSGGTSSGPVSFLLEIFDNFLEWANRGAEQSGPINTLRFVYAPVLRVVRQGGTRRGAGMATISIEHPDVLDFLTAKDLDREASEGDISTFNISILVSSAFWDTLQAGGLWPVNAQDVPGKYYLAPQKGTYKGTLPSLPTRAEDDAQGVPVYTDKTGKTSIPAQWLWDQIAQHAWSTGEPGLIFVDRINEYSALKNLGERYQIRSTNPCGEIPLTVGEPCDLGAINLAAYVHSSTFDYDTFRADVRTAVRFLDDVLDVNVFALEDNRVASQDLRRLGLGVMGLADALIKLGLRYDSEAGRDTIYDIMSALREEAVAESERLGEERGIYPVYTRNAEQIPHAPRRNVAVLTVAPTGTTSMLMGVSSGIEPIFSPFIWRKIGSEYRALLAPLFVELLETYPAPQGMTKDGGWDWDKVTEAVSENHGSVVGLPFIPDALQQVFVCAHDIKPVDHVRMQGTVQRAFDAEGHAANSLSKTINLPNDATVQDVQDAYSEAYKTGCKGITVYRDGSRQFQVLSTSKKKAKTEEPTAEVSASADVMGEQAEGEQQMAKAQDATTTQPTAIRHQPSAPAKPHYERPTRLRGITDMVKLTDPTSGHRRSFLVTVNELGGKPVEVMVISGRAGDEANADSEALGRVVSIALQHGVPAQAIVKTLRGINGGLYGSYNGRLVGSKADLIAVALETFQKDLDAAKLPPLAGGSTDTAQPVTTSAAPSGVSVDGMARERCPVCEEKAVIREEGCLKCQACGYSKCG from the coding sequence GTGACCACCCTGAGCGCCCAGCCCCTGACCAACTTCGACGAGAACGCCCACCACATCGCAGGGCGGCAGTACCTGCAAGGCACGGACGGCGACCTGAGCGGCATGTTCCGCCGCATCGCCACCTGGGTGGCGGGCGCCGAGGAGGCCGGTGCGCGCGAGCACTGGGCGCAGGCGTACTACGACCTGATGGCCGAGAAGAAATTCTGCCCCGGCGGGCGCGTCCTGGCGGGCGCGGGCACGCAGCACGGGAACGTCCTGAACTGCTTCGTGCAGGGCGCCACCGAGCACGCGCCGCACACCTTCGAGGGCGTGATGGAAGTCGCGAAGAAACTCGCGCTGGTCACGAAGGTCGGCGGCGGGAACGGCGTGAACCTGGACGTGTACACGCCCCGCGCCGAGAGCAGCCGCCCCGACACCGGCGTGCGCGGCTGGGTGTACATGAGCGCCGCGCACGCGGACGTGCAGGACTTCATCGAGGGCCTCATGCGCCCCCCCACCCAGCCGGACGGCGAGAAGCAGCCCATCGCGGTGCGGAACTGGACGCGCGTGGTGTACGGGCAGGTCATCAAGCCCGAACTGGTCGCGCTGGCCCGCGCCAACGGCGTGTCCGTCGTGAAGGCCATGCCCGAGGGCGTGCAGGCCGTTCCGGACGACATGGGCGGCATCATCGACGCGGCCCGCAAGATCGCCGAGGACGCGAAGACCGGCCTGGAGCCCCGCCTGGACCTGAGCAGCATGCGGCCCGAGGGTGCCCCGATCAAGGGTTCGGGCGGCACGAGCAGCGGCCCCGTGAGCTTCCTGCTGGAGATCTTCGACAACTTCCTGGAATGGGCCAACCGCGGCGCGGAGCAGAGCGGCCCGATCAACACCCTGCGCTTCGTGTACGCCCCCGTCCTGCGCGTCGTGCGTCAGGGCGGCACCCGGCGCGGCGCGGGCATGGCCACGATCAGCATCGAGCATCCGGACGTGCTGGACTTCCTGACCGCCAAGGACCTCGACCGCGAGGCCAGTGAGGGGGACATCAGCACCTTCAACATCAGCATCCTGGTCAGCAGCGCCTTCTGGGACACCCTCCAGGCGGGCGGCCTGTGGCCCGTGAACGCGCAGGACGTGCCCGGCAAGTACTACCTCGCGCCGCAGAAGGGCACGTATAAGGGCACCCTCCCCAGCCTGCCCACCCGCGCCGAGGACGACGCCCAGGGCGTCCCCGTGTACACCGACAAGACCGGCAAGACCAGCATCCCCGCCCAGTGGCTGTGGGACCAGATCGCCCAGCACGCCTGGAGCACCGGCGAACCCGGACTGATCTTCGTGGACCGCATCAACGAATACAGCGCCCTGAAGAACCTCGGCGAGCGCTACCAGATCCGCAGCACCAACCCCTGCGGCGAGATCCCCCTGACCGTCGGTGAACCCTGCGACCTGGGCGCCATCAACCTCGCGGCGTACGTGCACAGCAGCACCTTCGATTACGACACGTTCCGCGCGGACGTCCGCACCGCCGTGCGCTTCCTGGACGACGTGCTCGACGTGAACGTGTTCGCGCTGGAAGACAACCGCGTCGCCAGCCAGGACCTGCGCCGCCTGGGCCTGGGCGTCATGGGCCTCGCCGACGCCCTCATCAAACTCGGCCTGCGCTACGACAGCGAAGCGGGCCGCGACACCATCTACGACATCATGAGCGCCCTGCGTGAAGAAGCCGTCGCGGAAAGCGAACGCCTCGGCGAGGAACGCGGCATCTACCCCGTGTACACCCGCAACGCCGAACAGATCCCCCACGCGCCCCGCCGCAACGTCGCCGTGCTGACCGTCGCCCCCACCGGCACCACCAGCATGCTCATGGGCGTCAGTAGCGGCATCGAACCCATCTTCAGCCCGTTCATCTGGCGCAAGATCGGCAGCGAATACCGCGCCCTCCTCGCTCCGCTGTTCGTCGAACTGCTCGAAACGTACCCCGCCCCGCAGGGCATGACGAAGGACGGAGGCTGGGACTGGGACAAGGTCACCGAAGCCGTCAGCGAAAACCACGGCTCGGTCGTCGGCCTGCCGTTCATCCCCGACGCCCTCCAGCAGGTGTTCGTCTGCGCGCACGACATCAAACCCGTCGATCACGTCCGCATGCAGGGCACCGTGCAGCGCGCCTTCGACGCCGAAGGGCACGCCGCCAACAGCCTGTCCAAGACCATCAACCTCCCCAACGACGCCACCGTCCAGGACGTCCAGGACGCCTACAGCGAAGCGTACAAGACCGGCTGCAAAGGCATCACCGTGTACCGCGACGGCTCTAGACAGTTCCAGGTGCTGAGCACCAGCAAGAAAAAAGCCAAGACCGAAGAACCCACCGCCGAAGTCAGCGCCAGCGCCGACGTCATGGGCGAGCAGGCAGAAGGCGAACAGCAGATGGCCAAGGCCCAGGACGCAACCACCACCCAGCCCACTGCCATCCGCCATCAGCCATCCGCCCCGGCGAAGCCGCACTACGAACGCCCCACCCGACTGCGCGGCATCACCGACATGGTCAAACTCACCGACCCCACCAGCGGCCACCGCCGCAGCTTCCTCGTCACCGTCAACGAACTCGGCGGCAAACCCGTCGAAGTCATGGTCATTTCGGGCCGCGCCGGCGACGAAGCGAACGCCGACAGCGAAGCCCTCGGCCGCGTCGTCAGCATCGCCCTCCAACACGGCGTCCCCGCCCAGGCCATCGTCAAAACCCTGCGCGGCATCAACGGCGGCCTGTACGGCAGCTACAACGGCCGCCTCGTCGGCAGCAAAGCCGACCTGATCGCCGTCGCCCTGGAAACCTTCCAGAAAGACCTCGACGCCGCCAAACTCCCCCCCCTCGCCGGAGGCAGCACCGACACCGCCCAGCCCGTCACCACCAGCGCCGCGCCCAGTGGCGTCAGCGTGGACGGCATGGCGCGCGAGCGGTGCCCGGTGTGCGAGGAGAAAGCCGTGATCCGCGAGGAAGGCTGCCTGAAATGCCAAGCCTGCGGCTACAGCAAATGCGGATGA
- a CDS encoding diacylglycerol/lipid kinase family protein: protein MPPAPAVLIHNPGAGTSHRADPTQLQAALRDAGFDAEHRPTRTPHDLGPALSGPLPGPVFIAGGDGTFRAAALHLTGRNATIGVIPLGTSNNIARTLGLTGDPLDIARAYRTATPHPFDAGRVQAPWGEDVFFEAFGCGLFADLLHAYDPTAPKSPLRAAQAVLTTLPGFQAQPVPTHVDGQDSPAPPLALLEIMNIQSTGNSLRLAPDAHPGDGLLNLIRVNGQERDSLAAYATAMLRGQFDTLPSVQEDVAATFTLHATGQHVGQVFHVDGETRTHPGGPVHVQVWAGALHVLRPD, encoded by the coding sequence ATGCCCCCCGCGCCCGCCGTGCTGATCCACAACCCCGGCGCCGGCACCAGCCACCGCGCCGACCCCACCCAGTTGCAGGCGGCGCTGCGGGACGCCGGATTCGACGCCGAACACCGCCCCACCCGCACCCCCCACGACCTCGGACCGGCCCTGAGCGGCCCGCTGCCCGGCCCCGTGTTCATCGCCGGGGGAGACGGCACGTTCCGCGCCGCCGCGCTGCACCTCACCGGACGGAACGCCACGATCGGCGTGATCCCACTGGGCACCTCGAACAACATCGCCCGGACGCTGGGCCTGACCGGCGACCCGCTGGACATTGCCCGCGCGTACCGCACTGCCACGCCGCACCCGTTCGACGCGGGCCGCGTGCAGGCCCCCTGGGGCGAGGACGTGTTCTTCGAGGCGTTCGGCTGCGGCCTGTTCGCCGACCTGCTGCACGCCTACGACCCTACCGCGCCCAAGAGCCCCCTGCGGGCCGCGCAGGCCGTCCTGACCACCCTGCCCGGCTTCCAGGCGCAACCCGTCCCCACCCACGTGGACGGCCAGGACAGCCCCGCGCCCCCACTCGCCCTGCTGGAAATCATGAACATCCAGTCCACCGGGAACAGCCTGCGCCTCGCGCCCGACGCGCACCCCGGTGACGGCCTGCTGAACCTGATCCGCGTGAACGGCCAGGAGCGCGACAGCCTCGCCGCGTACGCCACCGCCATGCTGCGCGGGCAGTTCGACACGCTGCCCAGCGTGCAGGAAGACGTCGCCGCCACCTTCACCCTGCACGCCACCGGGCAGCACGTCGGGCAGGTGTTCCACGTGGACGGCGAAACCCGCACGCACCCCGGCGGTCCCGTCCACGTTCAGGTGTGGGCGGGCGCGCTGCACGTCCTCCGACCCGACTGA